In Janibacter alkaliphilus, the following proteins share a genomic window:
- a CDS encoding VOC family protein: protein MVLVPQMITVDSNDPRRLARWWAERTDGEVVAENDGWFVVVALPSGLRLGVQHVDDPTPGKNRIHLDLAAADVDAEVEALVAAGATSLGPREISGFRWVTLTDPDGNEFCVAPEGSHDPA, encoded by the coding sequence ATGGTGCTGGTACCGCAGATGATCACCGTCGACAGCAACGATCCCCGCCGGCTCGCTCGCTGGTGGGCGGAGCGGACCGACGGCGAGGTGGTGGCCGAGAACGACGGCTGGTTCGTGGTGGTCGCCCTTCCGTCAGGCCTGCGACTGGGGGTCCAGCACGTCGATGACCCCACCCCGGGGAAGAACCGGATCCACCTCGACCTCGCTGCTGCCGACGTCGATGCGGAGGTCGAGGCGCTGGTGGCCGCTGGCGCGACGAGCCTCGGGCCGCGTGAGATCTCCGGCTTCCGCTGGGTGACCCTCACCGACCCGGACGGCAACGAGTTCTGCGTCGCCCCCGAGGGATCCCACGACCCGGCCTGA